TAATAATGCCGATTCAAGGTGCTCACGCCGGCCAGGTCGGTGTTGACGTGCACGCTGCCGTAGCTGTCGCCGTAATGGCTGCGCAGCTCGCTCAGGTCGCCGGCATCCACCAGTGCGTTGAAGTCGCCGGCAATCACCACCGGTGCATCGGCTGAGGTGGTGGCGATGAAGCGCAGCAGGTCCTCAACCTGGGCACGACGGATGCGCTGGCCATTCTCGTCGCTGCGCTCGTTGAGATGCGTGGCATAGACGTTCACCGGCGTGCCGTCGACGTCGATGCGCAGGTGAGCCACCGTGCGGTAGTCGTCCAACGGCAGCAGCAGATGATCCCCCTGGGCGAGGATCGGCCGCCGGGTCAGCAACGCATTGCCGTAGCGCTTCGGTGCGCCCACCGGATCGGTGGACACGAACACGTACTTGTAGCCGAGTTGGCTGGCCAGCCATTGCGCCTGGTTGCGCACGTTGCGCCGCTGGATCACTTCCTGCAGCGCGATGGCGTCGGGCTGCAGGCGCTTGAGTTCGGCCAGGATGGTCCGGCGGCGGCTCGGCCAATCCTCGCGGTCGTGATGCAGGTTGAAGGTCACCATGCTCATGCCTGGCGCGGTGGCGACGTCAGCCGCTGTCGCGGCGGCTGGCTCGGCCGCCATCACGGCACCCGGCAATGCCAATGCAATGGCCAGCCCCAGGGCGCGCACCGTCGCGCGCACCCGCTCCCCCTGTTGCTTCATCGTTACTGCCCCTTGCGCTCGGCGCGGCGCACCGCGCTCGGCACGTCGATCTCGACCCGCGCCGGCAACTGGTGCACGTGCAGTTCCTTGTTGACCCACTCGGCCGCTTCGCCGTTGATGGTCGCCTCGCCCGGATCGCCCACATACGGCCACGGCAGCACCACGCCACCGACCGGCGGCACCAGGCCCGGCTGCACCTCCAGCACCAGCTGCTTGTCGCTGCGCTGCAGGCGGTAGTTGAGCTGGCCCTGCGGCGTGCGCAGGCCCTGCACCGCGATGCCCTCGCCCTGCAGCCAGGCGGTCGGGATGCCGGCGGCCAGCACCAGTGCATCGTCCATGTCACGGCTGTAGGCGAACATGTCCAGGGCCGAGCGCACGAAGTCCGAGGCCACCCAGGCATGCGGCAGGTCACCGACGAAGAACGGCTTGCGTGGCGTGCGCGAAACCACTTCGGCCCACTGGTTCCAGGCCTGCGGCGCACGGTCCTTGAAGAAGAACTCGGTCGCCTGCCAGGCGCGATCACGCCAGCCCAGGCGGACAAAGGCAGCTACGTTGCGCCACTCATAGGGCGTGTAGTCCTTCCACTCGCGCTTGCCATCGCGACGGGCCACGAACTCCTTCCAGTAGCGCTCGAAGGTTGCGTCCAACGCCTGCTGCGGGAGGCGCCCCTGCTCACCGCCCGGGGCCAGCGCGATGGTGGTCGAGGTCGCATCGAAATCGCCCAGCTCGGCCGAGCCTGGCAGGTAATCGATGTTGTGCTGCTGCATCGCCGACAGCAGCGAAGCCTGCAGGTCATCACGGAACTGGTCACGCGATTCGGCGATCTGCATCGCCTCGACCTTGCCCAGCTGGGCCGCCAGCGATGCCGCATCCTTGTAGCCGCGCAACGCCCAGAAATTGTCCCAGTACGAATGCATCGGCTTGGCCGAATAGCCTTCGTGGCTGATCGAGGCCGGCATCATCCCGTAGAACGCCGGATTGCGTGCACGATTCTCGTCCGTGCGCTCGCTGGCGCGCAGCTGCTCCATGTAGCGGTAGGCGCCCTGCACATGCGGCCACATCAGCTCCGCAAAGGTGCTGTCACCGGTATAACGCCCATATTCGGCAATGCTGTAGATCAGCTCGCCATGGCTGTCGTTCTCCGGTACCGGGTCGCTGCCACGTGCATCGACACAGCACGGCACCTTCCCGTTCTCGAACTGGTAAGGCGCATACCAGTTGATGTAGTCGCGCACGGCATCGCTGCGCCCCATGCGCAGCAGGCCTTCGGAAATCATCGCGCCATCGCGGATCCAGCTGCGCGCGTACGAGCGCGTGCCTGGTTGCAGGCGTGGGCCAACCCGCGAGATCAGCATGTGCGCCACTGCGGTACGCAGGGTGTCGACCAGTGCCTGGCCCGCAGCCGGCACCTGCAACGAGACCACGCCCAGCTTCTGCCGCCACTGCTCGGCCACCTGCGCCTGTGCCTTGGCCACGTCCAGTGCCTGTGGCGCCCAACCACCGGTCTGCGGCAGCACCACCGCCACTTCGCGGCTCTGGCCGGGTTCCAGCTTGATCGTATACAGCAGCGCACCGGACGCCATGCCGGTGCTGTCCTTCACCGCCGTGCTGGCCGGGTACTTTCCGGACGCCAGATGCATCGCATCGAGCTTGCCATCGAACGTGCTGGCGAAGCGGGCATCCGGCACCTGCAGCGGATAGATGCGCGGCTCGCCATTGATGCGCACCAGCTGTTCGCCCACATCCAGCGCATCGATGCGGCTGAAGCCGCCGACGGTGTTGAGGAACTGGGTCGGCGGATTGACCTGCCACGGCCGGATCGCCAGCGCCAGGGTGTATTCATGCGCCACCTTGTCCGGATTGCTCAGCCGATAGCGACCGATCAACTGCGCGCGCTCCGGCGTGCCCTGCACGAAGCTGGTCACCGCCAGGCCTGCCTTCTCATGCACCCAGTCGACGTTGGCGATCGGCAGGTAGTGATCCTGCAGCGACTGGGTGATGGCCACCTTCGACCAGTCCAGCAGCTTGCCGTCGAGGCGGATGAACGGCTCGATGCTGAAGCTGCCCTTGGCCGGCTCCAGCGCACCGTCTTCGCTGATCAGCGCCTGTTCCTGGCCGCCATCGAGGCCGAGCAGGGTCCAGTACGGCTGTTCGCCCATATACGCACGTGGCAGCGAGCCGCGCGGCAGGTCGGCCGCCACCGAGGACAGGAATGCGTTAGGCGTGGCGGCGAAGGCCAGCGGCTTGAGCGTGATGTCACGGATGCCATAGCGCCAGTTCGGGCCATCGAGCAGATCGAAGCGCACGTAGCGCGCGTCGGTATCCGGCAGCGCCAGCCAGTCGCGACCACCCGCGCCGCCGGTCACCTCGCGCACGGTGCGCCAGTCCCGGCCATCCTCGGAGGTCCGCACGGTGTAGCGGTTGGCTTCCAGGTTCGGCAGCCAGTCGATCACCGCACCACCGATCTCGCGGCTCTTGTGCAGGTCCAGGCTGATGGTCTGCTGCTTGACCCCGCCACTGATCCAGAACGTGTCGCCCTTGCCATCGATCATGCGGTCCTGCAGCGCGGTGGCGGTATCGGCGATCACCGATGGCACCAGCGCCGAATCATCCTGCGGCGGCAGGCCCTGCAGGGTCAGCTTGTCGAAGCACACCGTGCCGCGGCCACCGACCTTGCTGTAGATCGTGAACTCGACCGCGGCGCTGCCTGCCATCTCCTTCTCGGGCGACGGCCCCCACGCCTTGTCGATCTGGCGACGCCGGTACTCGACCGGCGTCCACGCCTTGGGGAAGCTGTAGCCCGGGCGGTTGACCCACCAGACATTGTCGCCGCTGGCGTCGATCAGCTTGAACTGCAGGTCGTTGGCCGGCGAATCACCGCGCAGCTGGAAGCCGAAACGGTAGTTGACCGGGTAGTCGATGTTCAGCGCGCGGCGGATGCCGACGTAGCCGGAGACCTTGTGGAAGTCGTAGTCCAGGCACAGCGCACGGCCGCCGCCGGCACCACTGACCGGCCGCAGCGAACCACTGACCTGGTCGGACAGCACCAGTTTCCAGGCGCCGATATCGTCGAAGTCGTCCAGCACCTTCGGCGCCGGCAGTGCCGGTGGTGCGGCGATCGCCAGGGAGGTCCACAACAGTCCCAGTCCAACGGCGATCGCTCGCTTCATCCCTTGACGCTCCCCAGCAACAGACCTTGGATGTAGTACCGCTGCAGCACCAGGAACAGCGCCAGCACCGGAACCACGGTGACCACCGCGCCGGCCATCATCATTTCCACGTCCATGATGTGTTCGCGCGAGAGGGTGGCCAGCGCCACCGGCAGAGTGTAGTGCTCCTGGTCGGTCAACACGATCAGCGGCCACATGAAATCGTTCCATGCGCCCATGAAGGTGAAGATTGCCAGGGTCACCAGCACCGGCTTGAGCATCGGCAGCACGATCTGGAAGAAGATGCGCAGCTCCCCTGCCCCGTCGATGCGGGCCGCTTCAAGCAGTTCGTCCGGGATCGATCGCGCGTACTGGCGTACCAGGAAGATGCCGAACACGCTGGCCAGCGCCGGCACGATCACGCCGCCGAAGCTGTTGACCAGCCCCAGCTGCTTCATCAGCAGGAACAGCGGCAGCATCGCCACCTGCGCCGGAATCACCAGCGCCGCCATCAGCACCTGGAACAGGCGCTCGCGGCCGACGAAATTGAGCTTGGCGAAGGCGTAACCGGCCATGGTGTTGAGCAGCAACGAGCCGATCGTGATGCCCAGCGAAACCAGCAGGCTGTTGGCGAAGTTGCCGCCCATGCCGGTACGCGCGAACAGCTCATGGTAGTTGTGCGTGGTGATGCTCGACGGCAGCAGCGGCGGCGGGAAATGACTGGCCTCGCCCTGCGGCATGAACGAGACCGAGACCATCCACAGCAGCGGTGCCAGGCTGACCAGGGCCAGCACCAGCAACGCACCATTGATCATCCACGGGTACCAGCGCGACTGGCCGATTTCACGACTCATACCAACTGCCTCTTGCGGCCGAAACGCAGCATCACGGTGGTCACCGCCAGGATGATCAGGAACAGCAGGAACGCCACGGCGGAGGCGCGTCCCAGGTTCCACCACTTGAAGCCTTCCTCGAACATGAAATACAGCACGCTGACGGTGCTCTGCAGTGGGTCGCCGCGGGTCATCACGTAGGGTTCGGCGAACAGCTGGAAATAGCCGGACACGGTAATCACGCCGACCACCAGCAGCACCGGGCCGAGCATCGGCAGGGTGATGTGCAGGAACTGCTTCCAGCGCGAGGCACCGTCGATGCGCGCCGCTTCGTACAGGTCATGCGGAATCGCCTGCAGGCCGGCCAGGAAGATCACCATGTTGTAGCCGAAGTTCTTCCACACCGCGAACAGCATGATGGTCGGCATCGCCCAGTTGGGATCACCCAGCCAGTCGATCGGGCTGATGCCCAGATGGCCCAGGCCGTAGTTCACCAGGCCATAGCTGGTATGGAACAGGTAACGCCAGATCACCGCCACCGCCACCAGTGTGGTCACCACCGGTGCGAACAGGGCCGTGCGGAACAGCGCTTTGAAGCGCGCGGCCGGCGCGTTGAGCAGCATCGCCGCGCCCAGCGACACGCCGATCGACAACGGCACGCCGATCAGCACGAAGTAGGTGGTGTTCCACAGCGACTTCCAGAACATCGGCGTCTGCAGCAGGTCGATGTAGTTGCCCAAGCCGACGAAGCGCAGGTTGCTGCTGTCGGCCAGCGCATAGAGGTCGAAGTCGGTCACGCTCAGCGCAAGCGCCGAAGCGACCGGCAGGCCAAAAAATACGCCCAGCACGATCAGCGAGGGGCCGGCGAAGATCCAGCCGGCCAGCGAAGTACGTTTCATTGCGCGCTCCCGGCGGCCACGGCGCTGCTTGATTGCGGCGACGGCGCGCGCTCCTGCAGGCGTTGTTGTTCATGCATCCAGCGGCGCTTGGCCAGTACCTTGTCCACGCGCTGGTCCAGCTCTTCCACGGCCTTGTCCTGCGGCAGCCCACCACGCACCACTTTCTCGGTGACGATGCGCATTTCCTGCACGATGCGCTCCCATTCGAGCACCTTCGGCGTCGGCCTGACCCGCTCCAGCTGATCGCGGAACGCGGCTGCCAGCGGGTCATTGGCCAGCGACGGCGCATTCCAGGCACTGCGGCGCGGCGGCAGGTCGCCGATGATCGAATGGAAGCGCGCCTGGATTTCCGGCCGCGACAGGAATTCGATCAGCTTCCAGGACGCCTCCTTCTGCTGCGACTTGCGGAAGATCACCAGGCTGGTGCCACCGGCGATGCCCGCACCCAGACCATCCGGCCCCGGCAGCGCGGCGGTGCCCCACTGCCCTTCCAGTTCCTTCGGCTGCAGTTTCTTGAACTCGCGGATGTTCCAAGGGCCGGAGATGTAGAACACGTTGAAGCCGCGGAAGAATTCGTCCCAGACGTTGGAGATCTGCGTCTCGGACATCTTCGGCGCCCAGCCCTGCTCGAACATGTTGGCGTAGAAGGCCAGCGTGCGGCGGAAGCCCGGGCTGGCGAAATTGCCGCGGGTGTCGTCGTCGCGCAGCAGCGGATCGGGCTGCTGCAGTGCCAGCGAAAGCTGCTGCTCGAACTCGTTGATCGGCATCAGCACCGCATAGCGGTTCGGGCCCTGCATGCGCTTGATCGCCGCCATCTGCTCCTGCCATTCCTGCCACGTGCGCGGCGGGTGGTCGTAGCCGGCCTTGGCCAGCAGGTCCTTGCGGTAGTAGATCAGGCGCGTATCGACGTACCACGGCACGCCGACCAGCTCGCCGTGGATCACGTTGGTATCCCAGATGCCCTGGAAATAGTCCTTCGGATCGACCACGGTGGAGCGCTGCACGAACGGCTGCAGCGGGGTCAGCGCGTCGAGTTCGGCGAACTCCGGCACCCAGGTGTTGCCCAGCTGGCACACGTCCGGCAGGCCGTCGGCGGCGAACGCGGTCAGCAGTTTCTCGTGCGCGGCGGTCCACGGGATGTTCTGCACATCCACCTTGATGCCGGGGTTTTCGGCCTCGAATTCGTGGATCAGCTCGCTGACCACCTCCGCCTCGCGGCCCATCGCCCAGAAACGCACGGTGGTGGTACCCGGTTCGGTACGGGCGCAGCCGGCCACGGCCAGTGCGGCCAGGGCAGGCAGCGCCCAGCGGCGCAGGCGGTCGATCCAGTTCGGCATCGGGTTACTTGCCCTGGCCTGTGGTGCGGTTGGCATTGTTCTTCTGTTCCTGCGCGGCAGCCGCGCGTGATTCGGCGATACCCACCGCGCGTGCCGCCGCGGCCTTTTCGTCCTTCTGCAGTTCCAGCGGCTGGAACGAGCCTTCCGGCGCCAGCCAGCCACCACTGAACCCGGCCCGCTCCAGGCCCTTGCGGATATACGGGTTCTTCTTCATCACTTCCCAGACGAAGTCGTCGCGGTAGTTGGCGATCATGGTCAGGATCGGTCCCTGGTCGATGGCGATGTAGTCGCTGGCGACCCAGCCGCGATCGGGCACCAGGCGACCGGTCTTGATCGGGATGTCGTAGTTGAAGCTGGGGTTGAACGAATCCAGGAAGCCGTAGCTGGAATAGATGTAGTCGCCAAAGCGCTTGTGCATCTCCAGCGTGGCCGGGATCACCTGCTCGGGGGCGAACACCACCGAGGCGATCGCGGCGGTCGGGGCGATCGTGCCGTCGTCGAAGTTCTCGCGCAGGCCAGCGCCGCGCGAAGAGTAGTGGCGGAACTGGCGCTGCTCACCGCGGTACTCCTGCGTGGTGTTCTGCGGACCATCGCTGGCGGTCAGGCCCCACACGTTCTCGCCATACTCCTTCCACTGCATCGGGTTGGCGATGGCGTACTCGCGCTGGGCCAGCGCGGCAGAGCGGCTGTTGAGGAAATAGGTGCTGCCGCGCTCGCGCATGTACGCGTCCTGGATGTCGCGGAAGTCGATCCAGACGTGGCTGTACTGGTGGCCGAACAGCGGGCCGAAGGACAGGTATTCCTGCCCCTGGTAGACGCCCCAGTCGTTGTCGTAGGTACGCGTCCACACCGTCCAAGCGTCCGGGCTGACCGGGTGCGTCGGCGAGCCCAGGGCGAGGATGTAGACCATCATCGCCTCGTTGTAGCCCATCCAGTCATGGTCGATGAAACCGCTCTCCGGGAACCAGCCCATCGAGATCAGCGGTGCGCGCTGCTGCAGCCACGGCCAGTCGACCTTCTTGTACAGCGTGTCAGCGATCTGGCGGATTTCCTTCTCGCGCGGATCGTCGCCATCGTAGTACGACTGCGCGAACAGCACGCCCATCATCAGCAGCGCGGTATCCACCGAGGACAGCTCGACCCAACTGTCGT
This portion of the Stenotrophomonas sp. WZN-1 genome encodes:
- a CDS encoding sugar ABC transporter substrate-binding protein translates to MPNWIDRLRRWALPALAALAVAGCARTEPGTTTVRFWAMGREAEVVSELIHEFEAENPGIKVDVQNIPWTAAHEKLLTAFAADGLPDVCQLGNTWVPEFAELDALTPLQPFVQRSTVVDPKDYFQGIWDTNVIHGELVGVPWYVDTRLIYYRKDLLAKAGYDHPPRTWQEWQEQMAAIKRMQGPNRYAVLMPINEFEQQLSLALQQPDPLLRDDDTRGNFASPGFRRTLAFYANMFEQGWAPKMSETQISNVWDEFFRGFNVFYISGPWNIREFKKLQPKELEGQWGTAALPGPDGLGAGIAGGTSLVIFRKSQQKEASWKLIEFLSRPEIQARFHSIIGDLPPRRSAWNAPSLANDPLAAAFRDQLERVRPTPKVLEWERIVQEMRIVTEKVVRGGLPQDKAVEELDQRVDKVLAKRRWMHEQQRLQERAPSPQSSSAVAAGSAQ
- a CDS encoding glucoamylase family protein, giving the protein MQARHLLSAAALSLAVAACQPAQQEPAKPRPPVILIEADAPPRPMKPVLPPLFDDIERRTFQFFWDTTNEINGLTPDRYPSRPFASIASVGFALTAYPIGIENGWVSRNQAIDRTLTTLKFFRDVPMGPQRTGKAGYKGFYYHFLDMQEGRRYDSWVELSSVDTALLMMGVLFAQSYYDGDDPREKEIRQIADTLYKKVDWPWLQQRAPLISMGWFPESGFIDHDWMGYNEAMMVYILALGSPTHPVSPDAWTVWTRTYDNDWGVYQGQEYLSFGPLFGHQYSHVWIDFRDIQDAYMRERGSTYFLNSRSAALAQREYAIANPMQWKEYGENVWGLTASDGPQNTTQEYRGEQRQFRHYSSRGAGLRENFDDGTIAPTAAIASVVFAPEQVIPATLEMHKRFGDYIYSSYGFLDSFNPSFNYDIPIKTGRLVPDRGWVASDYIAIDQGPILTMIANYRDDFVWEVMKKNPYIRKGLERAGFSGGWLAPEGSFQPLELQKDEKAAAARAVGIAESRAAAAQEQKNNANRTTGQGK
- a CDS encoding sugar ABC transporter permease, yielding MKRTSLAGWIFAGPSLIVLGVFFGLPVASALALSVTDFDLYALADSSNLRFVGLGNYIDLLQTPMFWKSLWNTTYFVLIGVPLSIGVSLGAAMLLNAPAARFKALFRTALFAPVVTTLVAVAVIWRYLFHTSYGLVNYGLGHLGISPIDWLGDPNWAMPTIMLFAVWKNFGYNMVIFLAGLQAIPHDLYEAARIDGASRWKQFLHITLPMLGPVLLVVGVITVSGYFQLFAEPYVMTRGDPLQSTVSVLYFMFEEGFKWWNLGRASAVAFLLFLIILAVTTVMLRFGRKRQLV
- a CDS encoding carbohydrate ABC transporter permease, producing MSREIGQSRWYPWMINGALLVLALVSLAPLLWMVSVSFMPQGEASHFPPPLLPSSITTHNYHELFARTGMGGNFANSLLVSLGITIGSLLLNTMAGYAFAKLNFVGRERLFQVLMAALVIPAQVAMLPLFLLMKQLGLVNSFGGVIVPALASVFGIFLVRQYARSIPDELLEAARIDGAGELRIFFQIVLPMLKPVLVTLAIFTFMGAWNDFMWPLIVLTDQEHYTLPVALATLSREHIMDVEMMMAGAVVTVVPVLALFLVLQRYYIQGLLLGSVKG
- a CDS encoding discoidin domain-containing protein, translated to MKRAIAVGLGLLWTSLAIAAPPALPAPKVLDDFDDIGAWKLVLSDQVSGSLRPVSGAGGGRALCLDYDFHKVSGYVGIRRALNIDYPVNYRFGFQLRGDSPANDLQFKLIDASGDNVWWVNRPGYSFPKAWTPVEYRRRQIDKAWGPSPEKEMAGSAAVEFTIYSKVGGRGTVCFDKLTLQGLPPQDDSALVPSVIADTATALQDRMIDGKGDTFWISGGVKQQTISLDLHKSREIGGAVIDWLPNLEANRYTVRTSEDGRDWRTVREVTGGAGGRDWLALPDTDARYVRFDLLDGPNWRYGIRDITLKPLAFAATPNAFLSSVAADLPRGSLPRAYMGEQPYWTLLGLDGGQEQALISEDGALEPAKGSFSIEPFIRLDGKLLDWSKVAITQSLQDHYLPIANVDWVHEKAGLAVTSFVQGTPERAQLIGRYRLSNPDKVAHEYTLALAIRPWQVNPPTQFLNTVGGFSRIDALDVGEQLVRINGEPRIYPLQVPDARFASTFDGKLDAMHLASGKYPASTAVKDSTGMASGALLYTIKLEPGQSREVAVVLPQTGGWAPQALDVAKAQAQVAEQWRQKLGVVSLQVPAAGQALVDTLRTAVAHMLISRVGPRLQPGTRSYARSWIRDGAMISEGLLRMGRSDAVRDYINWYAPYQFENGKVPCCVDARGSDPVPENDSHGELIYSIAEYGRYTGDSTFAELMWPHVQGAYRYMEQLRASERTDENRARNPAFYGMMPASISHEGYSAKPMHSYWDNFWALRGYKDAASLAAQLGKVEAMQIAESRDQFRDDLQASLLSAMQQHNIDYLPGSAELGDFDATSTTIALAPGGEQGRLPQQALDATFERYWKEFVARRDGKREWKDYTPYEWRNVAAFVRLGWRDRAWQATEFFFKDRAPQAWNQWAEVVSRTPRKPFFVGDLPHAWVASDFVRSALDMFAYSRDMDDALVLAAGIPTAWLQGEGIAVQGLRTPQGQLNYRLQRSDKQLVLEVQPGLVPPVGGVVLPWPYVGDPGEATINGEAAEWVNKELHVHQLPARVEIDVPSAVRRAERKGQ
- a CDS encoding endonuclease/exonuclease/phosphatase family protein translates to MKQQGERVRATVRALGLAIALALPGAVMAAEPAAATAADVATAPGMSMVTFNLHHDREDWPSRRRTILAELKRLQPDAIALQEVIQRRNVRNQAQWLASQLGYKYVFVSTDPVGAPKRYGNALLTRRPILAQGDHLLLPLDDYRTVAHLRIDVDGTPVNVYATHLNERSDENGQRIRRAQVEDLLRFIATTSADAPVVIAGDFNALVDAGDLSELRSHYGDSYGSVHVNTDLAGVSTLNRHYYQAPSRIDHIFFQQDGMVAREAKLLFDQPDDNGRWASDHYGVWTRLQFAPAR